Part of the Sulfuricella denitrificans skB26 genome is shown below.
TCGATATGTTCCAATAACAAAAGGATCCTTGTGCCTATTCATTTCTCCAGAGATAAGAGCCTGCTCCTGTTCGGCTAATACTCGAGAACCGTATAGCGCTCCCAGCATATTGAAAGTCGCCACCGCTCCGATAGTGCAACACACCCCAAGTAGAGCAGCAGGCATCATGCGTGCCACCAATCCCTTTGCCGGATTTGTCCATATGAGCCAAGCAACGCCGATCAGTGAAACCGGCATTACAGGAACCATGTAGTGCAAACCAAAATCCTTGATCACTAGCAGCGTTTGCACAAGCATCACCAAGATTAATACGGCAGGCACAATTAAATGCCCCCTCTTATCATTTTTCTCCGAGCGATCACGCCACCACATCAACACCATTGCCATCGCCAAGGCACAAACCACAAAGTAAAGGAATGGGAATGCCTTTAAGAGGGCGAGAAAATTGCTCGGCACTGCACCCCAATCGACAACCCCTTCGCTACCGGACCCATTTCTACCCGTGTGCTTCGCGATGTTGCGAACCCACCTGAAATACACCAATAAATTTGGCAAAATCGGCAAAACGCAAACAATAAAACTGACCAGCGCATAGCCTACAGCCTGAAAAAATCGGCGATAAGAATGCAGCAATAAAAGCAATCCCAACATCGGTAGAAACGTAAGCTTAACTGCAAGACCAAAACCACAGATAGCTCCAGCCAGCACGGGTGTGAGTTTGTTTCGTTGGGTTTCATCTTCGAGAGGGCGAAACACATCACCTGCCAAGACGCCCAGCAAACACAGAGAAGCAAAAATAAGCAGGGCCTCCGGCGAAAGATATATCGCTCTTGGAATGAGAAGGAGGCCAAATATGAAAGGTGCGGTTTGCACGAGAAGAGCCAATCGATAGCTCTCCGTTACCTGAAGAATTCGTCGACCCAGGTAATAAAGTGCCCCAACATTCAGAAACAGAAGTACCGCACCGATGGTTGCCATGTACAACTCAGGGTCACGGAACACCTCCGTAGCGACATCTCCTTGGACTATTCCCATAATCCACGAGATCCCCCAACGCAAAAAAATGGTAGCTGCGCCAAGAATCTGAAGTGGCGTCCCAGGGTGATCAATATGCCCGGGAATATGCCCCTCTAAAAGATAGAGGCCGTTGATTAAGTAAACATACGCAGGATCTTCATCATAACCACTCCCTCCATTGCCAATAGGGAACATCTGAAAATAGGTTGCCCAACCAACCAACATCAAGATTACAGGTAGAAACCAGAGGCTCCACGAAGCCATTGTTTTGCGAAAAAACAATCCGCTGCTCATTTAGTTTTTTCCAATTCCAGGACGCCCTGAATAAATCATCATTGACAACTGAGCCCTTGCCAAAGCTCCACTTGCCGCCCTTCACTGGCTTGATTTACCTAAAAAGCCATAACGGCCAGATTAATATTTAGGATAAAATAGCTTGCACAAACCACAGTAACTACGAATCGCCAACGGCATCCATTTTATGCCATCAAAAGCTTTTATTACTGCGCCAAAACCCAAGTTCAGGAGAGGAGATGAATAGAATTCATTCAATCTGCTCCCAAATAGGTCATGTTTTTGAGTAATCACTTAATTGAAACTACGCCTTATTAAAATCAAGCCAGACTAAATCACCTAATTCAGTGATCCATAAATATAATCATTAACATGATATCACTGCGCATTAAATGACTCATCCAATCCAACCCCCAAAAAAATATAGGCAAGACATTGATGGGCTAAGAGCAGTGGCCGTA
Proteins encoded:
- a CDS encoding glycosyltransferase 87 family protein — translated: MSSGLFFRKTMASWSLWFLPVILMLVGWATYFQMFPIGNGGSGYDEDPAYVYLINGLYLLEGHIPGHIDHPGTPLQILGAATIFLRWGISWIMGIVQGDVATEVFRDPELYMATIGAVLLFLNVGALYYLGRRILQVTESYRLALLVQTAPFIFGLLLIPRAIYLSPEALLIFASLCLLGVLAGDVFRPLEDETQRNKLTPVLAGAICGFGLAVKLTFLPMLGLLLLLHSYRRFFQAVGYALVSFIVCVLPILPNLLVYFRWVRNIAKHTGRNGSGSEGVVDWGAVPSNFLALLKAFPFLYFVVCALAMAMVLMWWRDRSEKNDKRGHLIVPAVLILVMLVQTLLVIKDFGLHYMVPVMPVSLIGVAWLIWTNPAKGLVARMMPAALLGVCCTIGAVATFNMLGALYGSRVLAEQEQALISGEMNRHKDPFVIGTYRSLLPKSAICFGLFYTRGELTEAARPFLENFDEYNMWSKSMFLSSPERINQIISTGKDVLLVSPNYYPQPDAFILEPLVNVSNRTLYRVISMHNSVQ